A single Nocardioides bizhenqiangii DNA region contains:
- a CDS encoding lysophospholipid acyltransferase family protein: MTPHQDPPRSDTVPHPSRWLLRGGRPAARWIIRRWYDVRVQHPERFPRRGPAVVTANHIGIIDGPLMAIFAPRPVHALTKIEMFDGRLGRFLTLTGQIPLDRFSADPLAVRMALRVLREGGAVGVFPEGTRGNGELDTFRRGAAYLSMVTGAPVVPLTFIGSREPGGHTNSIPPRRARIDIVVGQPIPVAAVPWPRLRTDVAALTDDLHQRMLTGLKDALAETGRVLPGPLPPGEAA, translated from the coding sequence ATGACCCCCCACCAGGACCCGCCCCGCAGTGACACGGTCCCGCACCCGAGCCGGTGGCTGCTCCGCGGCGGGCGCCCGGCAGCGCGGTGGATCATCCGGCGGTGGTACGACGTCCGCGTCCAGCACCCCGAGCGTTTCCCCCGGCGCGGGCCGGCCGTGGTGACCGCCAACCACATCGGGATCATCGACGGGCCGCTGATGGCGATCTTCGCCCCGCGGCCGGTGCATGCGCTGACCAAGATCGAGATGTTCGACGGGAGGCTCGGCCGGTTCCTGACGCTCACGGGTCAGATCCCGCTGGACCGGTTCTCTGCCGATCCGCTCGCCGTGCGGATGGCCCTGCGCGTGCTGCGCGAGGGCGGCGCCGTCGGGGTCTTCCCGGAGGGCACGCGGGGCAACGGCGAGCTCGACACGTTCCGGCGCGGTGCTGCCTACCTGTCGATGGTGACAGGTGCGCCCGTCGTACCCCTGACCTTCATCGGCAGCCGGGAGCCCGGCGGCCACACCAACTCCATCCCGCCGAGGCGGGCCCGGATCGACATCGTGGTCGGGCAGCCGATCCCGGTGGCCGCCGTACCGTGGCCACGGCTGCGGACCGACGTCGCCGCGCTGACCGATGACCTGCACCAACGGATGCTGACCGGGTTGAAGGACGCGCTGGCCGAGACCGGCCGCGTCCTGCCCGGACCCTTACCCCCAGGAGAAGCCGCATGA
- a CDS encoding segregation and condensation protein A encodes MTADHRGDEHPFEVRLDNFEGPFDLLLSLISKHKLDVTEIALSQVTDEFIAHTKRLTGDDSVDLEETTSFLLVAATLLDLKAARLLPQGDVEDEEDLALLEARDLLFARLMQYKAYKQIAGVLEERLVGESRRFPRAVGLEERFATLLPEVLIGIGLEQFAGLAARALEPKPELEVSLHHIHAPAVSVREQAAIVMERLQRSGTMTFRALCGDSPDTLTTVARFLSLLELFREGAVAFEQVTALGELSVRWTGGDDASIDEIDEFEGVPAGEATPDETPPEGEDQ; translated from the coding sequence GTGACGGCTGACCATCGAGGTGACGAGCACCCCTTCGAGGTGCGACTCGACAACTTCGAGGGACCGTTCGACCTGCTGCTCAGCCTGATCTCCAAGCACAAGCTCGACGTCACCGAGATCGCCCTGTCGCAGGTCACCGACGAGTTCATCGCCCACACGAAGCGTCTGACGGGCGACGACAGCGTCGACCTCGAGGAGACGACGTCGTTCCTGCTGGTCGCCGCGACCCTGCTCGACCTCAAGGCGGCTCGTCTGCTCCCTCAGGGCGACGTCGAGGACGAGGAGGACCTCGCCCTGCTCGAGGCGCGCGACCTGCTCTTCGCCCGGCTGATGCAGTACAAGGCCTACAAGCAGATCGCCGGCGTGCTCGAGGAGCGGCTGGTTGGTGAGTCCCGGCGCTTCCCGCGGGCGGTCGGGCTGGAGGAGCGGTTCGCCACCCTGCTGCCCGAGGTGCTCATCGGCATCGGCCTCGAGCAGTTCGCGGGCCTCGCCGCCCGGGCGCTGGAGCCGAAGCCCGAGCTGGAGGTGAGCCTCCACCACATCCACGCTCCGGCAGTCAGCGTCCGCGAGCAGGCGGCGATCGTGATGGAGCGGCTGCAGCGCAGTGGCACCATGACGTTCCGGGCACTGTGCGGCGACTCGCCCGACACGTTGACCACCGTCGCCCGGTTCCTGTCGCTGCTCGAGCTGTTCCGCGAGGGAGCGGTGGCGTTCGAGCAGGTCACCGCCCTCGGCGAGCTCAGCGTCCGCTGGACGGGTGGCGACGACGCAAGCATCGACGAGATCGACGAGTTCGAGGGAGTGCCGGCGGGCGAAGCGACGCCGGACGAGACGCCTCCAGAGGGAGAAGACCAGTGA
- the cmk gene encoding (d)CMP kinase: MNAGDLSSLVVAVDGTSGSGKSSTCRAVAERLGLRYLDTGAMYRAVAWWMLQHDVNIYDIQEVTAHADGPRLESGTDPRRPTITLDGVDVSAEIRSDAVNAAVSPVSTVPAVRARLVEQQREIIGDGGIVVEGRDIGSVVWPAAGLKVFLTADPDARAARRAAEAGTTDVTATQESLLNRDRIDSGRAVAPLTMADGAVHIDTTELTLEEVVDVVVGLATAPAEA, translated from the coding sequence GTGAATGCAGGTGATCTCAGCTCGCTCGTCGTGGCCGTCGACGGTACGTCGGGCTCGGGCAAGTCGAGCACCTGCCGGGCGGTCGCCGAGCGGCTCGGCCTCCGCTATCTCGACACCGGCGCCATGTACCGCGCGGTGGCGTGGTGGATGCTGCAGCACGACGTCAACATCTACGACATCCAGGAAGTGACCGCGCACGCGGACGGCCCGAGGCTCGAGTCAGGCACCGACCCGCGCCGGCCGACGATCACGCTCGACGGCGTCGACGTGTCCGCCGAGATCCGCAGCGACGCCGTCAACGCGGCGGTCTCGCCGGTGAGCACGGTGCCGGCGGTCCGCGCGCGGCTGGTGGAGCAGCAGCGGGAGATCATCGGCGACGGCGGCATCGTGGTCGAGGGCCGCGACATCGGGTCGGTCGTCTGGCCGGCCGCCGGGCTCAAGGTCTTCCTCACCGCCGACCCGGATGCCCGCGCCGCGCGGCGTGCCGCCGAGGCCGGCACCACCGACGTCACCGCGACCCAGGAGTCCCTGCTCAACCGCGACCGGATCGATTCCGGCCGGGCGGTGGCGCCGCTGACGATGGCGGACGGCGCCGTCCACATCGACACCACCGAGCTGACCCTCGAGGAGGTCGTCGACGTCGTCGTCGGCCTCGCGACGGCACCGGCGGAGGCATGA
- a CDS encoding prephenate dehydrogenase produces MSDLLPGPVEVVGAGLVGTSIALACQRAGIDVLLSDTSAEHLRTASGLGAGRPKAPGDVAALVVVAVPPDHLGEAIAAALDTAGEDTVVTDVGSVKAAPLEAVAGHPAASRYVGSHPMAGSERSGPLAASADLFTGRPWAICRHDGASATAVRRVAALVEVCGAVPVMLTPAEHDKAVARTSHVPHLLASLVAGTLTGAAPEHLALTGQGVRDVTRVAAGDPTLYSQIIGGNSKAVAGLLREVRDRLDLALAAVADGDRAGLESLLAHGLAGTRAIPGKHGGPVQAVSAVHVAVPDHPGELARLFADVGASGVNIEDVRIDHDPGRPVGLVELDVAEGRAEHLLAALESKGWVTHR; encoded by the coding sequence GTGTCTGATCTCCTACCCGGTCCGGTCGAGGTCGTCGGCGCCGGGCTGGTCGGCACCTCGATCGCGCTGGCCTGCCAGCGGGCAGGCATCGATGTGCTCCTGTCCGACACCTCGGCCGAGCACCTGCGCACCGCGTCCGGGCTGGGCGCGGGTCGTCCGAAGGCGCCGGGCGACGTGGCCGCGCTGGTCGTGGTCGCGGTGCCACCGGACCACCTCGGCGAGGCCATCGCCGCCGCGCTCGACACGGCCGGCGAGGACACGGTCGTCACCGACGTCGGCAGCGTGAAGGCGGCGCCGTTGGAGGCAGTGGCCGGCCACCCGGCCGCCTCGCGGTACGTCGGCAGCCACCCGATGGCGGGCAGCGAGCGGTCCGGGCCGCTCGCGGCGTCGGCCGACCTGTTCACGGGGCGCCCGTGGGCGATCTGCCGGCACGACGGTGCCTCCGCCACGGCGGTACGGCGGGTCGCCGCCCTGGTCGAGGTCTGCGGCGCGGTGCCGGTCATGCTGACGCCGGCCGAGCACGACAAGGCCGTGGCGCGGACGTCCCACGTGCCTCACCTCCTCGCGTCCCTGGTCGCCGGGACCCTCACCGGCGCCGCGCCCGAGCACCTGGCGCTCACCGGCCAGGGCGTCCGCGACGTGACCCGGGTGGCGGCCGGCGACCCGACGCTCTACAGCCAGATCATCGGCGGCAACAGCAAGGCCGTCGCCGGGCTGCTGCGCGAGGTCCGCGACCGGCTCGACCTGGCGCTCGCCGCCGTCGCCGACGGCGACCGGGCCGGCCTCGAGTCCCTGCTCGCGCACGGGCTCGCCGGCACCCGGGCGATCCCGGGCAAGCACGGCGGCCCGGTCCAGGCCGTCTCGGCGGTCCACGTCGCGGTACCCGACCATCCGGGCGAGCTGGCGCGGCTGTTCGCCGACGTCGGCGCCAGCGGCGTCAACATCGAGGACGTGCGGATCGACCACGACCCGGGCCGCCCCGTGGGCCTGGTCGAGCTCGACGTCGCGGAGGGCCGTGCGGAGCACCTGCTGGCCGCGCTGGAATCGAAGGGTTGGGTGACTCACCGGTAG
- the scpB gene encoding SMC-Scp complex subunit ScpB, with amino-acid sequence MVADEPLDQRALASAVGYPEGEVAAALAALAAEYDEQRRGFELRNVAGGWRFYTREEYAAVVEAFVLDGQQARLTQAALETLAVVAYQQPVSRARVSAIRGVNVDGVMRTLVNRGLVEEAGQDGEHGATLYRTTSYFLERIGVVSLDELPELAPYLPEMADMEEELATTAQREAAPEAPEPPAEGAP; translated from the coding sequence ATGGTCGCCGACGAGCCCCTCGACCAGCGCGCCCTGGCCTCCGCGGTCGGCTATCCCGAGGGCGAGGTGGCTGCGGCGCTCGCTGCGCTCGCCGCTGAGTACGACGAGCAGCGACGCGGCTTCGAGCTGCGCAACGTCGCGGGCGGCTGGCGGTTCTACACCCGCGAGGAGTACGCCGCGGTCGTGGAGGCGTTCGTGCTCGACGGCCAGCAGGCCCGTCTCACCCAGGCGGCACTCGAGACCCTGGCCGTCGTGGCGTACCAGCAGCCGGTCTCGCGGGCGCGGGTGTCGGCGATCCGCGGCGTCAACGTCGACGGCGTGATGCGGACCCTGGTCAACCGCGGGCTGGTCGAGGAGGCCGGGCAGGACGGCGAGCACGGCGCCACGCTCTACCGCACCACGTCGTACTTCCTCGAGCGGATCGGCGTGGTCTCCCTCGACGAGCTGCCGGAGCTGGCTCCCTACCTCCCCGAGATGGCGGACATGGAGGAAGAGCTCGCGACGACCGCGCAGCGCGAGGCCGCGCCCGAAGCCCCCGAGCCACCCGCCGAAGGCGCTCCGTGA
- a CDS encoding helix-turn-helix domain-containing protein produces MIPAPPVPRALAPYVVARVAYDVDFGAPGVHRGLPGTSLTFVLPLDDPLRVSWGGRSDTLHSAWTSLAGLHAAPAAVHHDGLQRGIQLALTVAGARAVLGVPAAALAGSLTDVDEAVVPRPLRELSGRLHDAVTWEQRIAVVDRTLATLVASADGPGPRAEVGRALARLTRGARVGDVAEEVGYSRRRLSTLVRDECGVTPKEFQRVARFQMARGLLGRRPLAEVAARCGYSDQAHLSREWAALAGCSPTTWLREEFPFVQDRDPAAEAPSEHD; encoded by the coding sequence GTGATCCCGGCCCCTCCGGTCCCGCGTGCGCTCGCGCCGTACGTCGTCGCGCGGGTGGCCTACGACGTGGACTTCGGTGCGCCCGGCGTGCACCGCGGCCTGCCCGGGACCTCGCTGACGTTCGTGCTGCCCCTCGACGATCCGTTGCGGGTCTCCTGGGGCGGTCGGTCGGACACCCTCCACTCCGCGTGGACGTCGCTGGCCGGCCTGCACGCCGCACCGGCCGCGGTCCACCACGACGGGCTCCAGCGCGGCATCCAGCTGGCGCTGACCGTGGCTGGCGCCCGAGCGGTCCTCGGCGTGCCGGCAGCGGCTCTCGCCGGGAGCCTCACCGATGTCGACGAGGCCGTGGTCCCTCGGCCGCTGCGGGAGCTGTCGGGTCGGTTGCACGACGCGGTCACCTGGGAGCAGCGGATCGCCGTCGTCGACCGCACCCTGGCGACCCTCGTCGCGAGTGCGGACGGGCCCGGTCCGCGCGCCGAGGTGGGCCGCGCGCTGGCGCGGCTGACCCGCGGCGCCCGGGTCGGTGACGTCGCCGAAGAAGTGGGTTACAGCCGGCGCCGGCTGTCGACCCTGGTGCGGGACGAGTGCGGCGTGACCCCCAAGGAGTTCCAGCGGGTGGCGCGCTTCCAGATGGCCCGCGGCCTGCTCGGACGTCGCCCCCTCGCCGAGGTCGCCGCCCGGTGCGGCTACAGCGACCAGGCGCACCTCAGCCGGGAGTGGGCGGCCCTCGCGGGGTGCTCGCCGACGACCTGGCTGCGCGAGGAGTTCCCGTTCGTTCAAGACCGGGACCCTGCCGCCGAGGCACCCTCGGAGCATGACTGA
- a CDS encoding pseudouridine synthase gives MTREIETDDEGLVRLQKLLAQSGVASRRKCEELMLAGEVEVDDEVVTRLGTKVDPRTAVIKVSGHRLPPISDHVYLVLNKPRGVVSTMSDPEGRKTLSDVVGDRPERLFHVGRLDTDTSGLLLLTNDGDFAHRMAHPSYEVEKTYVAEVEGRLSRGTLADLLAGVTLDDGPVQVRRARVIDAAADKSIVELVIHEGRNRIVRRLLDQVGHPVRKLTRTRFGPVELGSLQYGSTRELTNDELGELLDLVGL, from the coding sequence GTGACGCGAGAGATCGAGACCGACGACGAAGGTCTGGTCCGCCTGCAGAAGCTGCTGGCCCAGTCCGGCGTCGCCTCCCGCCGCAAGTGCGAGGAGCTGATGCTCGCCGGCGAGGTCGAGGTCGACGACGAGGTCGTCACCCGCCTCGGCACCAAGGTCGACCCGCGGACCGCCGTCATCAAGGTCTCCGGGCACCGGCTGCCGCCCATCAGTGACCACGTCTACCTCGTGCTCAACAAGCCCCGGGGCGTGGTCTCGACGATGTCCGACCCGGAGGGCAGGAAGACCCTGTCCGACGTGGTCGGGGATCGTCCCGAACGCCTCTTCCACGTGGGACGCCTCGACACCGACACGTCGGGGCTGCTGCTGCTGACCAACGATGGCGACTTCGCCCACCGGATGGCGCACCCGTCGTACGAGGTCGAGAAGACCTACGTCGCCGAGGTCGAAGGACGGCTCAGCCGCGGCACTCTCGCCGACCTGCTGGCCGGGGTCACCCTCGACGACGGCCCGGTGCAGGTACGCCGGGCGCGGGTGATCGACGCCGCGGCCGACAAGTCGATCGTGGAGCTGGTCATCCACGAGGGTCGCAACCGGATCGTGCGCCGACTGCTCGACCAGGTCGGCCATCCGGTCCGCAAGCTGACCCGCACCCGGTTCGGGCCGGTCGAGCTCGGGTCGCTGCAGTACGGGTCGACCCGCGAGCTCACGAACGACGAGCTCGGCGAGCTGCTGGACCTGGTCGGTCTTTAG
- a CDS encoding VOC family protein — protein MTETTDKTTAGSVRMWPALTFRDVDTMIDWLRAVGFTEHSTYRNEAGEVEHAEWLWPEGGGIMFGSDTTGIVRNAGGSAIYLITRDPDGAFERALSAGASVSRALEDNDYGGRGGSVLDPEGNHWSFGSYQPS, from the coding sequence ATGACTGAGACAACCGACAAGACCACTGCCGGGTCGGTCAGGATGTGGCCGGCACTGACCTTCCGTGACGTCGACACGATGATCGACTGGCTGCGAGCCGTCGGCTTCACCGAGCACTCGACCTACCGCAACGAGGCCGGCGAGGTCGAGCACGCGGAGTGGCTGTGGCCCGAGGGCGGCGGCATCATGTTCGGCTCCGACACGACCGGGATCGTGCGCAACGCGGGCGGATCGGCCATCTACCTGATCACCCGAGATCCCGACGGGGCGTTCGAGCGGGCGCTCTCCGCGGGGGCGAGCGTCTCCCGGGCGCTGGAGGACAACGACTATGGCGGCCGCGGCGGCAGCGTGCTCGACCCCGAGGGCAACCACTGGTCCTTCGGGTCCTACCAGCCTTCCTGA